In Pseudomonas sp. R76, one genomic interval encodes:
- a CDS encoding alanine/glycine:cation symporter family protein: MLEVINDFLSGKVLIVLIVGLGGYFTIRSRFVQLRHFFHMFSVFKDSLKSSSGQLSSFQALMLSLAGRVGAGNIAGVGIAVTLGGPGAVFWMWVTALVGMSSSFIECSLGQLYKRTDAEGTYRGGPAYYIQHGLQKRWLGMVMAFLLLVTFGFAFNGLQAHAVTHSLNNAFGLDTTYTGLALAVLLGLVFIGGIKRIASIADLLVPVKTLVYIAVTLYVIVLQFDHVPAMLATIVKSAFGLDQAFGGLVGSAIIMGVKRGVFANEAGLGSAPNVAAVASVEHPIAQGVVQAFSVFLDTFVICTCTALLILLSGFYTPGFEGDGIALTQNSLAAVVGDWGRMFISVALALFVFTSIMYNYYLGESNLRFIVGDNRKVLMGYRALVLVLIFWGSIENLGTVFAFADITMTLLAFVNLFALAFLFKIAMRILNDYDNQRAAGIKTPVFDSSQFPDLDLDRKAWPANPVKPEPTAQATADLNAQAQR, from the coding sequence ATGCTCGAAGTCATCAACGACTTCCTCTCAGGGAAAGTACTGATCGTGCTCATTGTCGGGCTCGGCGGTTATTTCACGATCCGCTCGCGTTTCGTTCAACTGCGTCACTTTTTCCACATGTTCTCGGTGTTTAAAGACAGCCTGAAGAGCAGCTCCGGCCAGCTCAGCTCGTTCCAGGCGCTGATGCTCAGCCTGGCCGGCCGCGTGGGTGCCGGTAACATCGCCGGTGTCGGCATTGCTGTGACCCTGGGTGGCCCCGGTGCCGTGTTCTGGATGTGGGTCACCGCGTTGGTGGGCATGTCTTCGAGCTTTATCGAGTGCTCCCTCGGCCAGCTGTACAAGCGCACCGACGCTGAAGGCACCTACCGCGGCGGCCCGGCCTACTACATTCAGCACGGCCTGCAGAAGCGCTGGCTGGGTATGGTCATGGCGTTCCTGTTGCTGGTGACCTTCGGTTTCGCCTTCAACGGCCTGCAAGCCCACGCTGTGACCCACTCGCTGAACAACGCGTTCGGCCTGGACACCACCTACACCGGCCTGGCGCTGGCGGTATTGCTGGGCCTGGTATTTATCGGCGGGATCAAGCGGATCGCCTCGATTGCCGACCTGCTGGTGCCGGTCAAGACGCTGGTCTACATCGCCGTGACCCTCTACGTGATCGTGCTGCAATTCGACCACGTGCCGGCCATGCTCGCGACCATCGTCAAGAGCGCCTTCGGCCTCGACCAAGCCTTCGGTGGCCTGGTGGGCAGCGCGATCATCATGGGTGTGAAGCGCGGCGTGTTCGCCAACGAAGCCGGTTTGGGCAGTGCGCCTAACGTGGCGGCAGTGGCCTCGGTAGAACACCCGATCGCCCAAGGCGTGGTTCAGGCGTTCAGCGTGTTCCTCGACACCTTCGTGATCTGCACCTGCACCGCGTTGCTGATCCTGCTCTCCGGTTTCTACACCCCAGGCTTTGAAGGCGACGGCATTGCCCTGACCCAGAACTCCCTGGCGGCGGTAGTCGGCGACTGGGGCCGGATGTTCATCTCGGTGGCCCTGGCGTTGTTCGTGTTCACCTCGATCATGTACAACTACTACCTCGGCGAGAGCAACCTGCGCTTCATCGTGGGCGACAACCGCAAGGTGCTGATGGGCTACCGCGCGCTGGTGCTGGTGCTGATTTTCTGGGGTTCCATCGAGAACCTCGGCACCGTGTTCGCCTTCGCCGACATCACCATGACCCTGCTCGCGTTCGTCAACCTGTTCGCCCTGGCGTTCCTGTTCAAGATAGCCATGCGCATCCTGAACGACTACGACAACCAGCGCGCAGCGGGCATCAAGACGCCGGTGTTCGACTCCAGCCAGTTCCCTGACCTGGACCTGGATCGCAAGGCTTGGCCTGCGAACCCAGTGAAGCCTGAGCCAACCGCTCAAGCCACGGCTGATCTGAACGCTCAAGCGCAACGCTAA
- the aspA gene encoding aspartate ammonia-lyase: MSSAASFRTEKDLLGVLEVPAQAYYGIQTLRAVNNFRLSGVPISHYPKLVVGLAMVKQAAADANRELGQLSEAKHAAISEACARLIRGDFHEEFVVDMIQGGAGTSTNMNANEVIANIALEAMGHNKGEYQYLHPNNDVNMAQSTNDAYPTAIRLGLLLGHDALLASLDSLIQAFAAKGVEFSHVLKMGRTQLQDAVPMTLGQEFRAFATTLGEDLARLKTLAPELLTEVNLGGTAIGTGINADPRYQALAVQRLALISGQPLVPAADLIEATSDMGAFVLFSGMLKRTAVKLSKICNDLRLLSSGPRTGINEINLPARQPGSSIMPGKVNPVIPEAVNQVAFQVIGNDLALTMAAEGGQLQLNVMEPLIAFKIFDSIRLLQRAMDMLREHCIVGITANEARCRELVEHSIGLVTALNPYIGYENATRIARIALESGRGVLELVREEGLLDDAMLDDILRPENMIAPRLVPLKA; the protein is encoded by the coding sequence ATGTCCTCCGCTGCATCATTCCGCACAGAAAAAGACCTGCTTGGCGTACTCGAAGTACCTGCTCAAGCGTATTACGGCATCCAGACCCTGCGAGCGGTGAATAACTTCCGCCTCTCGGGCGTTCCGATTTCGCATTACCCGAAATTGGTGGTCGGCCTGGCAATGGTCAAGCAAGCGGCCGCTGACGCCAACCGCGAGTTGGGCCAGCTCAGCGAAGCCAAGCACGCTGCCATCAGCGAAGCCTGTGCCCGCCTGATCCGCGGCGATTTCCACGAAGAGTTCGTGGTGGACATGATTCAAGGCGGCGCCGGCACTTCAACCAACATGAATGCCAACGAAGTCATCGCCAACATCGCGTTGGAGGCCATGGGCCACAACAAGGGCGAGTATCAGTACCTGCACCCTAACAACGACGTGAACATGGCGCAGTCGACCAACGACGCCTACCCAACCGCGATCCGCCTGGGTCTGCTGCTGGGCCATGACGCGCTGCTGGCCAGCCTAGACAGCCTGATTCAGGCGTTCGCCGCCAAAGGCGTCGAATTCAGCCACGTGCTGAAAATGGGCCGCACCCAATTGCAAGACGCTGTGCCGATGACCCTCGGCCAGGAATTCCGCGCTTTCGCCACCACCCTCGGTGAAGACCTGGCCCGCCTGAAAACCCTGGCGCCAGAGCTGCTGACCGAAGTGAACCTGGGCGGCACCGCCATCGGCACCGGCATCAACGCCGACCCGCGCTACCAGGCCCTGGCCGTACAGCGCCTGGCGCTGATCAGCGGTCAGCCGCTGGTGCCGGCAGCTGACCTGATCGAAGCGACTTCCGACATGGGCGCCTTCGTGCTGTTCTCCGGCATGCTCAAGCGTACCGCGGTGAAGCTGTCGAAGATCTGCAACGACCTGCGCCTGCTGTCCAGCGGCCCACGCACCGGCATCAACGAGATCAACCTGCCGGCACGCCAGCCAGGCAGCTCGATCATGCCCGGCAAGGTCAACCCGGTGATCCCGGAAGCCGTGAACCAGGTTGCATTCCAGGTTATCGGCAACGATTTGGCCCTGACCATGGCAGCCGAAGGCGGCCAACTGCAGCTGAACGTGATGGAGCCGCTGATCGCGTTCAAGATCTTCGACTCGATCCGCCTGCTGCAACGCGCCATGGACATGCTGCGCGAGCATTGCATTGTCGGCATCACCGCCAACGAAGCACGTTGCCGCGAACTGGTGGAGCATTCCATCGGCCTGGTGACCGCGCTGAACCCGTACATCGGCTATGAAAACGCCACCCGCATTGCGCGTATCGCCCTTGAAAGCGGCCGCGGCGTGCTGGAACTGGTGCGCGAAGAAGGCTTGCTCGACGACGCCATGCTCGACGACATCCTGCGCCCCGAAAACATGATTGCCCCACGTTTGGTCCCGCTGAAGGCCTAA